In a genomic window of Streptomyces koelreuteriae:
- a CDS encoding carbohydrate ABC transporter permease, translating into MSTTTSRRTTSAPGGSRRSARPDRAAWGFLLPFVALFLFTFVLPLGYAVYQSLLTPVRSGPLGLGPATLGFAGLDNYALALQQSAFLESFARVLLFGLVQIPVMLLLSTALALALDTLSHRWAGILRAAYFLPYGVPGVIASILWGFLYVPGVSPIVDLLGKVGLAPDFLGYDNVLWSIANIVIWEFAGYNMLVIVAQLKAIPQELYEAARIDGASTWQTAVRIKLPLARPALVLTGVFSIIGTLQLFAEPLVIKPLTSTVTNSYTPNLSAYNEAFANNNIYLAAAESVILALVASVLSFGFLSLVNRKERRDAR; encoded by the coding sequence ATGAGCACAACGACCAGCCGGAGGACGACGTCCGCACCGGGCGGCAGCCGGCGCTCCGCCCGCCCCGACCGGGCGGCATGGGGCTTCCTGCTCCCCTTCGTCGCCCTCTTCCTGTTCACCTTCGTCCTCCCGCTCGGCTACGCCGTCTACCAGAGCCTGCTCACACCGGTCCGCTCCGGTCCGCTGGGCCTCGGCCCGGCCACTCTCGGCTTCGCCGGACTGGACAACTACGCCCTCGCGCTGCAGCAGTCGGCCTTCCTGGAGAGCTTCGCGCGGGTGCTGCTCTTCGGGCTCGTGCAGATCCCCGTGATGCTGCTGCTGTCCACGGCGCTGGCCCTGGCGCTCGACACGCTCTCCCACCGCTGGGCGGGCATCCTGCGCGCCGCCTACTTCCTGCCCTACGGCGTGCCCGGCGTCATCGCGTCGATCCTGTGGGGCTTCCTCTACGTGCCCGGAGTGAGCCCCATCGTCGACCTGCTCGGCAAGGTCGGTCTCGCGCCCGACTTCCTCGGATACGACAACGTGCTCTGGTCGATCGCCAACATCGTGATCTGGGAGTTCGCCGGCTACAACATGCTGGTGATCGTCGCCCAGCTCAAGGCGATCCCCCAGGAGCTCTACGAGGCCGCCCGCATCGACGGGGCGAGTACCTGGCAGACGGCTGTCCGGATCAAGCTGCCCCTGGCCCGGCCGGCCCTGGTGCTCACCGGCGTGTTCTCCATCATCGGAACGCTGCAACTGTTCGCCGAACCGCTGGTCATCAAGCCACTGACCTCGACGGTCACCAACTCGTACACACCGAACCTGAGCGCCTACAACGAGGCGTTCGCCAACAACAACATCTACCTCGCCGCGGCCGAGTCGGTGATCCTCGCCCTGGTGGCGAGCGTGCTGTCCTTCGGCTTCCTCAGCCTGGTGAACCGCAAGGAAAGAAGGGATGCCCGGTGA
- a CDS encoding carbohydrate ABC transporter permease, which translates to MSVSTPPAEKPVPAASAHTSQTAGTRRDGRPRRGVKPSRILLVALLTIAALYFLLPVYWLVVASTKSSAGLFGTFGLWFSDPQWLDNLSKVFSYSDGIFWSWTFNSVLYAGVGGALATLLAGAAGYALAVYRFRGREAVFKAVLAGVLLPSTTLALPMYLLFSKAGLANTYWAVLIPSMVSPFGVYLCRIYAEAAVPAEMLEAARVDGAGEWRIFGTLVLRTMTPALVTVFLFQFVGIWNNYFLPLVMLSDDRKYPITLGLTTWQTAADRTPELYQLTVGGAFLSILPLAAAMLVLQRYWRSGLTQGSVKG; encoded by the coding sequence GTGAGCGTGTCCACACCTCCCGCCGAGAAGCCCGTGCCGGCCGCGTCCGCCCACACCTCACAGACCGCCGGAACGCGCCGTGACGGCAGGCCGCGTCGCGGAGTGAAGCCCTCTCGGATCCTGCTCGTCGCGCTCCTGACCATCGCAGCCCTGTACTTCCTGCTGCCCGTCTACTGGCTGGTGGTGGCCTCCACCAAGAGCAGCGCCGGCCTCTTCGGCACCTTCGGACTGTGGTTCTCCGACCCGCAGTGGCTGGACAACCTGTCGAAGGTCTTCTCCTACAGCGACGGCATCTTCTGGAGCTGGACCTTCAACAGCGTCCTGTACGCGGGAGTGGGCGGCGCACTGGCCACCCTGCTGGCGGGGGCAGCCGGATACGCCCTCGCCGTCTACCGCTTCCGCGGGCGGGAGGCCGTCTTCAAGGCCGTGCTCGCCGGTGTGCTGCTCCCCAGCACCACGCTCGCCCTGCCGATGTACCTGCTGTTCAGCAAGGCGGGCCTGGCCAATACGTACTGGGCCGTGCTGATCCCCAGCATGGTCAGCCCGTTCGGCGTGTATCTGTGCCGGATCTACGCGGAGGCCGCGGTACCGGCGGAGATGCTGGAGGCGGCACGGGTGGACGGCGCCGGCGAGTGGCGGATCTTCGGCACCCTCGTCCTGCGCACGATGACGCCCGCGCTGGTGACCGTTTTCCTGTTCCAGTTCGTCGGTATCTGGAACAACTACTTCCTGCCGCTGGTGATGCTCTCCGACGACCGGAAGTACCCCATCACGCTGGGCCTGACCACCTGGCAGACGGCGGCCGACCGCACTCCCGAGCTCTACCAGCTCACGGTGGGCGGCGCGTTCCTCTCGATCCTTCCACTGGCCGCAGCGATGCTCGTCCTGCAGCGCTACTGGCGTTCGGGTCTGACCCAGGGCAGCGTCAAGGGCTGA
- a CDS encoding ABC transporter substrate-binding protein, producing the protein MDTSAPSRRAVLRWGAGTAAALAAAPALTACGEAVGAARTTRQAPTRRGQKVKLVFWTWVPMQKTVDLWNRTHPDIQVEMQTIPANVQGGYQKMHSSLTAGNPPDLAQVEYHELPGFMLVNGLTNLSDYGADELRDSYVPWQWQQGVFDGKVYTVPQASGPMGLFYRRDLFAKWGIETPTTWAEFEQAARVVKARGNGARLCAFAPNQPTWFAAMCWQRGARWVRTEGDTWIADMDNDLSREVADYWERMVRDDLVFVEPDMSSAWYKHVQTGKIAAWVGPQWGDALLRGNAPGTAGKWRVALLPQWKAGQNASANWGGSSTAILQGTRHPREALRFAHWINTDRKAVDLNISVGYGWPAATGIFRGSALDKPDPFFGGQRYNDVFTVSDRTIDTSWKWSPTTDADFAQLQDAFGASIAGDGSLAGSLAIAQKRTVDNLLAKGLKARSAR; encoded by the coding sequence ATGGACACCTCAGCACCATCGCGGAGAGCCGTTCTCCGGTGGGGGGCCGGAACGGCCGCGGCGCTGGCAGCCGCCCCGGCTCTGACCGCCTGCGGCGAGGCCGTCGGGGCCGCCCGCACGACCAGGCAGGCACCCACGCGCCGCGGCCAGAAGGTCAAGCTCGTCTTCTGGACGTGGGTACCGATGCAGAAGACCGTCGACTTGTGGAACCGGACGCACCCCGACATCCAGGTCGAGATGCAGACCATCCCCGCGAACGTTCAGGGCGGCTACCAGAAGATGCACTCCTCGCTGACGGCCGGGAACCCTCCGGACCTGGCGCAGGTCGAGTACCACGAGCTTCCCGGCTTCATGCTGGTCAACGGCCTGACGAACCTGAGTGACTACGGTGCTGACGAACTGCGCGACAGCTATGTGCCGTGGCAGTGGCAGCAGGGCGTCTTCGACGGCAAGGTCTACACCGTCCCTCAGGCGTCCGGCCCGATGGGTCTCTTCTACCGGCGGGACCTCTTCGCGAAGTGGGGCATCGAAACACCCACGACCTGGGCCGAGTTCGAGCAGGCCGCCCGCGTGGTCAAGGCCCGCGGCAACGGCGCCCGGCTGTGCGCGTTCGCACCCAACCAGCCCACCTGGTTCGCCGCGATGTGCTGGCAGCGCGGCGCCCGGTGGGTGCGCACCGAGGGCGACACCTGGATCGCCGACATGGACAACGACCTCTCCCGCGAGGTCGCGGACTACTGGGAGCGAATGGTCCGCGACGACCTCGTCTTCGTCGAACCCGACATGTCCAGCGCCTGGTACAAGCATGTCCAGACCGGAAAGATCGCCGCCTGGGTCGGACCTCAGTGGGGCGACGCCCTGCTGCGCGGCAATGCGCCGGGCACCGCGGGGAAGTGGCGGGTCGCCCTGCTGCCCCAGTGGAAGGCGGGGCAGAATGCCTCCGCCAACTGGGGCGGTTCGTCCACCGCGATCCTGCAGGGAACCCGCCACCCGCGTGAGGCGCTGCGGTTCGCGCACTGGATCAACACCGACCGCAAGGCCGTCGACCTGAACATCTCCGTCGGCTACGGCTGGCCCGCCGCCACGGGCATCTTCCGCGGATCGGCACTCGACAAGCCCGACCCGTTCTTCGGCGGACAGCGCTACAACGACGTGTTCACCGTGTCCGATCGGACCATCGACACCTCCTGGAAGTGGTCTCCCACCACGGACGCCGACTTCGCCCAACTCCAGGATGCCTTCGGCGCTTCGATCGCCGGAGACGGCAGCCTCGCCGGGTCGCTGGCCATCGCCCAGAAACGGACCGTGGACAACCTGCTGGCCAAGGGTCTGAAGGCGAGGAGCGCGCGATGA
- the dgoD gene encoding galactonate dehydratase has product MKITGLETFLVAPRWLFLRIATDEGITGWGEPVVEGRADTVRAAVHELADYLVGRDPLRIEDHWQVLTKGGFYRGGPILSSAVAGIDQALWDIAGKTYGAPVHRLLGGPVRDRVRMYAWIGGDRPSDVAELAEEQMKAGFTAVKMNASAELAPIDTPARTAEVVERVAAVREVLGDEWDIAVDFHGRVSTAMSRRLLPLLEPLHPLFVEEPVLPEHSGHLRSLVESTSIPLATGERLYSRWDFREVLASGIAVAQPDLSHAGGISEVRRIAAMAETHDVAMAPHCPLGPIALAASLQIAFSVPNFLIQEQSMGIHYNQQCDLLEYVMDPEPFRFEDGYAARGSRPGLGVEIDEKAVRRAAETGHRWRNPVWRGADGAFTEW; this is encoded by the coding sequence TTGAAGATAACCGGACTTGAGACGTTCCTGGTCGCCCCGCGCTGGCTGTTCCTGCGCATCGCCACCGACGAGGGCATCACCGGCTGGGGCGAGCCCGTGGTCGAGGGACGCGCCGACACCGTGCGCGCCGCCGTCCACGAGCTGGCCGACTACCTCGTCGGCCGCGACCCGCTGCGTATCGAGGACCACTGGCAGGTTCTCACCAAGGGCGGCTTCTACCGTGGCGGGCCCATCCTCTCCAGCGCCGTCGCCGGCATCGACCAGGCCCTGTGGGACATCGCCGGCAAGACCTACGGCGCTCCCGTGCACCGTCTCCTCGGCGGCCCGGTGCGGGACCGCGTGCGGATGTACGCCTGGATCGGGGGCGACCGGCCGAGTGACGTGGCGGAGCTGGCCGAGGAGCAGATGAAGGCGGGCTTCACCGCCGTGAAGATGAACGCCTCGGCCGAACTCGCCCCGATCGACACCCCGGCCCGCACCGCCGAGGTCGTCGAACGCGTCGCGGCCGTCCGCGAGGTGCTCGGCGACGAGTGGGACATCGCCGTCGACTTCCACGGCCGTGTCTCCACCGCCATGTCACGCCGTCTGCTGCCCCTCCTCGAACCCCTGCACCCGCTGTTCGTCGAGGAACCCGTCCTGCCGGAACACTCGGGCCACCTGCGCAGCCTCGTCGAGTCCACGAGCATCCCGCTCGCGACCGGCGAACGCCTCTACTCCCGCTGGGACTTCCGCGAGGTACTGGCCAGCGGCATCGCCGTCGCCCAGCCCGACCTGTCGCACGCCGGCGGCATCTCCGAGGTCCGCCGCATCGCGGCCATGGCCGAGACGCACGACGTCGCCATGGCTCCGCACTGCCCCCTCGGCCCGATCGCCCTGGCCGCGAGTCTGCAGATCGCCTTCTCCGTGCCGAACTTCCTCATCCAGGAGCAGAGCATGGGCATCCACTACAACCAGCAGTGCGACCTGCTGGAGTACGTGATGGACCCCGAGCCCTTCCGCTTCGAGGACGGCTACGCCGCCCGGGGGTCCCGCCCCGGGCTCGGCGTCGAGATCGACGAGAAGGCCGTACGCCGCGCCGCCGAGACCGGGCACCGCTGGCGCAACCCCGTATGGCGGGGCGCCGACGGGGCGTTCACCGAATGGTGA
- a CDS encoding cellulase-like family protein, producing the protein MTAHRQATTGESGDRLAITLWDFSWYTQAGPGEPFADLDRAFAETVERGFNTVRICAMPFLLFSGRVPNPESIQVRGLGKEFGQRTRWYNVSGGYPLDGLRRLVDLFEAAARHDCRVIVSSWEYQQSPSFADTDAWHRALAAIPGPDRAEVMAEALAGLLDFLTERGLADQVAYVEVHNEVDNCSLVPGDGTTSHYARLRDPLSRAVDLLRARHPAIPVTYSLGEPWPDEIDDLPEQAQNAHFHFYVYGVLGALYEAVGLGHGTEAAPETAAWPTPELAGMLRPDAPAFADYHPDEPWRLQATGIPRELFYVHDWVDPDRWDLWLYENYQSHRQAMRETLALWVDSVAAFARRRGVPAFLGEGVVGYTPLLTRFEEDAVGKDLAEFVVDRCLAAGFHGVVLTSNAAPHHPMWLTDSDWMRRVNARVTAG; encoded by the coding sequence ATGACCGCACACCGACAGGCCACTACGGGCGAGAGCGGCGACCGGCTCGCCATCACCCTCTGGGACTTCAGCTGGTACACGCAGGCAGGCCCCGGCGAGCCGTTCGCCGACCTGGACCGCGCCTTCGCCGAGACGGTGGAGCGCGGCTTCAACACCGTCCGGATCTGCGCCATGCCCTTTCTGCTCTTCTCCGGACGTGTCCCGAACCCGGAATCCATCCAGGTCCGCGGCCTGGGCAAAGAGTTCGGACAACGCACCCGCTGGTACAACGTCAGCGGCGGCTACCCGCTGGACGGCCTGAGGCGGCTGGTCGACCTGTTCGAGGCGGCCGCCCGGCACGACTGCCGGGTGATCGTGTCCTCGTGGGAGTACCAGCAGTCCCCGAGCTTCGCCGACACCGACGCCTGGCACCGCGCCCTGGCCGCGATCCCCGGCCCGGACCGAGCCGAGGTGATGGCCGAAGCACTGGCCGGACTGCTGGACTTCCTCACCGAGCGCGGCCTGGCCGACCAGGTCGCCTACGTCGAGGTGCACAACGAGGTCGACAACTGCTCCCTCGTACCGGGCGACGGCACCACCTCCCACTACGCCCGGCTCCGCGACCCGCTCAGCCGGGCCGTGGACCTGCTGCGGGCACGCCATCCCGCCATCCCCGTCACGTACTCACTGGGAGAGCCCTGGCCCGACGAGATCGACGACCTGCCGGAGCAGGCGCAGAACGCGCACTTCCACTTCTACGTCTACGGCGTGCTCGGCGCGCTCTACGAGGCTGTCGGGCTCGGGCACGGCACGGAGGCGGCGCCCGAAACAGCCGCCTGGCCCACTCCCGAACTGGCCGGCATGCTGCGCCCCGACGCGCCCGCCTTCGCCGACTACCACCCCGACGAGCCCTGGCGGCTGCAGGCCACCGGGATTCCGCGCGAACTGTTCTACGTACACGACTGGGTCGACCCCGACCGCTGGGACCTGTGGCTCTACGAGAACTACCAGTCGCACCGGCAGGCCATGCGGGAGACCCTGGCCCTGTGGGTCGACTCCGTCGCCGCTTTCGCCCGGCGCCGCGGCGTCCCCGCATTCCTCGGCGAAGGCGTCGTGGGATACACCCCTCTTCTGACGCGCTTCGAGGAGGACGCCGTCGGCAAGGACCTGGCGGAGTTCGTCGTCGACCGCTGCCTCGCGGCAGGCTTCCACGGCGTCGTCCTCACCTCCAACGCGGCCCCCCATCACCCCATGTGGCTCACCGACAGCGACTGGATGCGACGGGTCAACGCCCGCGTCACCGCCGGCTGA
- a CDS encoding FadR/GntR family transcriptional regulator, with protein MVTHPGKGLHGQAVEELGRRIIRGDYPPGSVVDPVGLETELGVSKTVVREAMRVLASKGLLESKQKRGTTIRPRADWNLLDSDLLRWQGSSAPTEGFLEDLAEVRAIVEPAGARLAAGRRTDADLDAMRRALDAMAAAGTDADAMVEADLAFHRALLDAAHNELLSRMEVVIEAGLRVRDRIVHGARHFSDSIPVHRELLDAVEAGDPDAAVAAVASLLAQASQDLAAVQSQDTFDEADTDAVPEETP; from the coding sequence GTGGTGACCCATCCCGGTAAGGGGCTGCACGGCCAGGCCGTGGAGGAGCTGGGCCGGCGCATCATCCGCGGCGACTACCCTCCGGGCTCCGTGGTGGACCCGGTCGGACTGGAGACGGAACTCGGGGTCAGCAAGACCGTGGTCCGCGAGGCGATGCGGGTGCTGGCGTCCAAGGGCCTGCTGGAGTCGAAGCAGAAGCGCGGTACGACCATCCGGCCCCGGGCCGACTGGAACCTGCTCGACAGTGATCTGCTGCGCTGGCAGGGCAGCAGCGCTCCGACGGAGGGCTTCCTGGAGGACCTCGCCGAGGTCCGCGCGATCGTCGAGCCCGCCGGGGCCCGGCTCGCCGCGGGCCGCCGCACCGACGCCGACCTGGACGCGATGCGGCGGGCGCTGGACGCGATGGCGGCGGCGGGGACGGACGCGGACGCCATGGTCGAGGCGGACCTGGCCTTCCACCGTGCCCTGCTGGATGCCGCGCACAACGAACTCCTGAGCCGCATGGAGGTCGTCATCGAGGCCGGGCTGCGCGTCCGCGACCGGATCGTGCACGGCGCCCGGCACTTCTCCGACTCCATACCCGTGCACCGGGAACTGCTGGACGCGGTCGAGGCGGGCGACCCGGACGCCGCCGTGGCCGCCGTCGCATCACTCCTGGCCCAGGCGTCCCAGGACCTGGCGGCCGTGCAGTCGCAGGACACCTTCGACGAAGCCGACACCGACGCCGTGCCGGAGGAAACTCCTTGA
- a CDS encoding SDR family NAD(P)-dependent oxidoreductase produces MTGCRRMAGRVAVITGAAHGIGAATARRLAAEGAAIVVTDVDDVAGKAVAGAIADDGGSAEYVRCDVTSAADWENLARHVDERHGRLDVLHSNAFAQLNKPAHELSEAEWDGQMAVLLKPAWRAMKTFAVPLREASGSVILTSSVHAVIGLPGHAAYAAAKGALCSLGRQLAVEYGPDIRVNTVLPGPILTAAWDGIPEADRALSVAATAAKRFGMPEEVASAVAFLASQDASYVTGASLVVDGGWSVMKESS; encoded by the coding sequence ATGACGGGATGCCGCAGGATGGCGGGGCGGGTGGCGGTGATCACCGGCGCGGCGCACGGGATCGGAGCGGCCACGGCGCGCAGGCTCGCGGCTGAAGGCGCGGCGATCGTGGTCACGGACGTGGACGACGTGGCGGGCAAGGCGGTCGCGGGAGCCATCGCGGACGACGGCGGGAGCGCGGAGTACGTCCGCTGTGACGTGACCTCGGCCGCCGACTGGGAGAACCTGGCCCGCCACGTCGACGAGCGTCACGGCCGGCTGGACGTGCTGCACAGCAACGCCTTCGCTCAACTGAACAAGCCCGCCCACGAACTGAGCGAGGCGGAGTGGGACGGTCAGATGGCCGTGCTGCTCAAGCCGGCCTGGCGGGCGATGAAGACCTTCGCGGTCCCGCTGCGTGAAGCGTCGGGCTCCGTCATCCTCACTTCCTCCGTGCACGCGGTCATCGGCCTGCCCGGCCACGCCGCCTACGCCGCGGCGAAGGGCGCGCTGTGCTCGCTGGGGCGGCAGCTGGCCGTCGAGTACGGGCCGGACATCCGGGTCAACACCGTGCTGCCCGGCCCCATCCTCACCGCCGCCTGGGACGGGATACCGGAAGCCGACCGGGCGCTCAGCGTGGCGGCCACGGCCGCCAAGCGCTTCGGCATGCCCGAGGAAGTGGCCTCCGCCGTCGCCTTCCTGGCATCACAGGACGCGTCGTACGTGACCGGCGCGAGCCTCGTGGTCGATGGAGGATGGAGTGTCATGAAGGAGTCCTCGTGA
- a CDS encoding glycoside hydrolase family 2 protein: MTDPIHPPQGRPRKAAHPSRRSVVAALGAVGCVALPAWPDTARAADRAASAAQDGPVLDTHPATEPSGTHVREVAGTNVVFQYGAVLPAFDGWRTHEPTREYLSLDKRWRFRFDPGNKGLDEGWQSPRFDDRAWGRIDVPSAWDLLDTPGFASETGRFGKGTAFADGYAWYRTTVDVPGSWRARHVRMAFLAAGYSAEVWLDGTHLGKHEGANSPFALPVGKALKPGTRQTIAVRVFRRATYTDYTASPGQPVTDDHEIPYKPVDYWPYAGLTRSAWIEAVPRVTIAKLLVTGANGRLEARAVIENHGPADFDGSLTLDAGRGSGARPTVVTARIPARSAGVVRVSVPVPRAPRWSPASPHTLTARATLTARKPGGPRVDTLSTRYGVRDLSVADGQLRLNGRPLFLKGLNWHEETGAHGRAMTRAAYDKELGHITEVGANFVRNCVYNRHPYVYDWADEHGVLVMDDVDTMWLNTAQEKLQTERYGLARALALTMAWNQHNHPSVILWCLQNESEIDADGAPVYRAWLADMKAAVKAVDLTARPVTWASNTSNDPAFDLADVIGFNEYFGYFYGKDADLGPTLDAVHAKYPGKPILITENGTWSDAGNHGPSTTQGTEEWQAASFTAHWNQVAERSEFVAGFTYWVLKDYKQRAGYNQDHNGISVMGLLTFGEERPKLVHETFRKAVNPRP, encoded by the coding sequence ATGACCGATCCCATCCACCCGCCACAGGGGCGCCCCCGGAAGGCCGCCCACCCGTCCCGGCGCAGTGTCGTCGCCGCACTCGGCGCCGTCGGCTGCGTCGCCCTGCCCGCCTGGCCGGACACGGCGCGGGCCGCGGACCGTGCGGCCTCGGCAGCGCAGGACGGCCCGGTGCTCGACACCCATCCGGCCACCGAACCGTCCGGCACGCACGTGCGCGAGGTCGCCGGCACCAACGTGGTCTTCCAGTACGGCGCGGTGCTCCCCGCGTTCGACGGCTGGCGCACGCATGAGCCCACCCGCGAGTACCTGTCCCTGGACAAGCGCTGGCGCTTCCGCTTCGACCCCGGCAACAAGGGCCTCGACGAGGGCTGGCAGTCCCCGCGCTTCGACGACCGGGCGTGGGGCCGCATCGACGTCCCGTCGGCCTGGGACCTGCTCGACACGCCCGGATTCGCCTCGGAGACCGGCAGATTCGGCAAGGGCACCGCGTTCGCCGACGGCTACGCCTGGTACCGCACCACCGTCGACGTTCCCGGCTCCTGGCGGGCCCGCCATGTGCGCATGGCCTTCCTGGCCGCCGGCTACAGCGCCGAGGTCTGGCTCGACGGCACCCACCTCGGCAAGCACGAGGGCGCCAATTCCCCGTTCGCGCTTCCGGTGGGCAAGGCGCTCAAGCCGGGAACCCGGCAGACGATCGCGGTGCGGGTGTTCCGCAGGGCGACCTACACCGACTACACGGCCTCGCCCGGGCAGCCGGTCACCGACGACCACGAGATCCCGTACAAGCCGGTCGACTACTGGCCCTACGCCGGCCTGACCAGGTCCGCCTGGATCGAGGCGGTCCCACGGGTCACCATCGCCAAGCTGCTCGTGACCGGTGCGAACGGGAGACTCGAGGCGCGGGCGGTGATCGAGAATCACGGTCCCGCCGACTTCGACGGTTCTCTGACGCTGGATGCCGGCCGGGGGAGTGGTGCGCGGCCGACCGTGGTCACGGCCCGCATACCGGCCCGGTCGGCCGGCGTCGTGCGCGTCTCGGTCCCCGTGCCCCGCGCGCCACGGTGGAGTCCGGCCTCGCCGCACACGCTCACGGCGCGCGCCACCCTGACCGCCAGGAAGCCCGGGGGGCCGCGTGTGGACACCCTGTCCACACGCTACGGCGTGCGTGACCTGTCGGTGGCGGACGGGCAACTGCGGCTGAACGGCAGGCCTCTGTTCCTCAAGGGTCTCAACTGGCACGAGGAGACCGGCGCCCACGGGCGGGCCATGACGCGCGCCGCGTACGACAAGGAGCTGGGCCACATCACGGAAGTGGGCGCCAACTTCGTCCGCAACTGCGTCTACAACCGCCACCCGTACGTCTACGACTGGGCGGACGAGCACGGAGTGCTCGTGATGGACGACGTCGACACCATGTGGCTCAACACGGCCCAGGAGAAGCTGCAGACCGAACGCTACGGACTCGCCCGGGCACTGGCCCTGACGATGGCGTGGAACCAGCACAACCACCCGTCGGTGATCCTGTGGTGTCTGCAGAACGAGTCGGAGATCGACGCCGACGGCGCCCCCGTCTACCGTGCCTGGCTCGCCGACATGAAGGCGGCCGTGAAGGCGGTCGATCTCACCGCCCGGCCGGTGACGTGGGCCTCCAACACCAGCAACGACCCCGCCTTCGACCTGGCCGACGTGATCGGGTTCAACGAGTATTTCGGCTACTTCTACGGCAAGGACGCCGACCTCGGCCCGACGCTGGACGCGGTGCACGCGAAGTACCCCGGCAAGCCGATCCTGATCACCGAGAACGGCACCTGGTCGGATGCCGGCAATCACGGCCCGAGCACCACCCAGGGCACTGAGGAGTGGCAGGCGGCGAGCTTCACCGCCCACTGGAATCAAGTGGCCGAGCGCAGCGAGTTCGTCGCCGGCTTCACTTACTGGGTCCTGAAGGACTACAAGCAGCGGGCCGGGTACAACCAGGACCACAACGGCATCTCCGTCATGGGCCTGCTCACCTTCGGCGAGGAGCGGCCCAAGCTCGTCCACGAGACGTTCCGGAAGGCGGTCAACCCCAGGCCGTAG
- a CDS encoding redoxin family protein, which yields MRIGELAARAGVTTKAVRYYESLGLLTPVRLANGYRDYDEYDVRLTQEIRALCRLGIPVEATRPFLECLALGHRHADDCPAALAGYRDAIDELTQRIEGLTARRAVLVAQLHEAAHRNSRFSPANGEEPMTDYTSLPADLPVPEDDGAAAHLRGARMPQLELHATDGATISLEALGAGRTVLYIYPLTGRPGTDLPEGWDSIPGARGCTAEACGFRDHHQDLLAAGATQVYGLSSQDSDYQREVTERLRLPFQMLSDPAWSLARALDLPTFTTSGLTLYKRLTLIIKDNVIEHVFYPIFPPDKHADHVLAWLSDNAHRP from the coding sequence ATGCGGATCGGTGAGCTGGCCGCGCGAGCGGGTGTGACGACCAAGGCGGTGCGCTACTACGAATCGCTGGGGCTGCTCACGCCGGTGCGGTTGGCCAACGGCTATAGGGACTACGACGAGTACGACGTACGGCTCACGCAGGAGATCCGGGCGCTGTGCCGCCTCGGCATCCCTGTCGAGGCGACACGGCCGTTTCTGGAATGCCTGGCTCTGGGGCACCGGCACGCGGACGACTGTCCGGCCGCGCTGGCCGGGTACCGGGACGCCATTGATGAGCTCACGCAGCGGATCGAGGGCCTCACCGCCCGCCGGGCGGTGCTGGTGGCGCAGCTGCACGAGGCCGCTCACCGCAACAGCCGATTCTCACCGGCCAACGGAGAGGAACCGATGACCGACTACACGAGCCTGCCTGCCGACCTGCCCGTTCCCGAGGACGACGGCGCTGCTGCCCACCTGCGCGGGGCGAGAATGCCGCAGCTGGAACTCCATGCCACCGACGGCGCCACAATCAGCCTTGAGGCGCTGGGTGCAGGTCGCACGGTGCTCTACATCTACCCGCTGACGGGCCGCCCCGGTACCGATCTGCCCGAGGGCTGGGACTCCATCCCCGGCGCCCGTGGCTGCACCGCCGAGGCGTGCGGCTTCCGCGACCACCATCAGGACCTGCTCGCGGCCGGCGCGACCCAGGTGTACGGCCTCTCCAGCCAGGACAGCGACTACCAACGTGAGGTCACCGAGCGGCTCCGCCTCCCATTCCAGATGCTGTCCGACCCCGCATGGAGCTTGGCCCGGGCACTGGACCTTCCCACATTCACCACAAGCGGGTTGACGCTGTACAAGCGGCTCACGCTGATCATCAAGGACAACGTGATCGAGCATGTTTTCTACCCGATCTTTCCGCCGGACAAGCACGCCGACCACGTCCTGGCTTGGCTCAGCGACAACGCCCACCGGCCTTGA